The Clarias gariepinus isolate MV-2021 ecotype Netherlands chromosome 3, CGAR_prim_01v2, whole genome shotgun sequence DNA window AGGGACGTAGTggacaaaatgtgtataatcaattgaatgatgctaatgaggtgttttctcctaatccttcCCAGCAGCCACCACAGcgagtacaacaacaacaacaacagcaatatagacccaatcccttctcagggatgcaggtaggagcatatgatgcatagggatgcccGCAGAGTTCCAGCCCCGCAATGTTACTTTGTACTTTCGAGTCACCTCAGGTTAATGAGTTGCCCTTTATAGAATTATGTATAGATGGTTCCGTATTCTCTTTTTTGGTTGATACGGGAGCCACAATGTCGTCTTTGGGTCGTGATTACGAGGGGCCGCTCTCGAATAAAAGTATCAGCTCTGTGGGAATTGAAGGGGTTTCTCAACGGAATTATTTTACTCCCCAGTTAACTGTAACATGTCCTTTAGATAAGGGAATTCATCTTTCTCATCGTTTTGTTTGCATGCCTGATTGTCCTTTTAATCTGTTAGGTCGTGATTTAATGAGTAGGCTACACATGTCCCTGACTTTTTCTGGAGTGAAACTCACTGTTGAAATGCCTGATTCAGTTTCTTTCTCCCACCTTACAAATATGcgtgtaaataattgtttcctttcttcacagaacagctctcTTCCTGCTGCCCTTGAATGTGTGCCAAGCAGTCTGTGGGCTGAACATAAGGATGAGGTGGGGTTAGTTCACTGTGTGccttataaagctaaattaaaacacttgcaaCCTGTGTACATCAAACAATATCCACTCTCCGAGGCCAAGGCTTCAGGAATAGATGAGattttaagctcactgctcaagcagggtgttgttaaaccatgtgctttcttatctaaaactttagatgctgtggcacaaggtttgcctgcctgtctcagggctgtggccgcctgtgcggtgatggtacaagatgctgagaagattgttctctctcatcctttaattttgtattctccacatcaagttaaacaagtgctacagaaccttcaaacacaacatatgacggCTCAGAGAAggtctgggtatgagattatcctttgttctacaagtaacttagagataaaatccacctcttcttttgacacccttggatatgctctggcacgcttgatcaatgcacaggacGACACGTTAGTAGATACAGATCATGACTGCTGTTCAGAGATCAttcactccactagtatacgCCCTGATCTGTCTTCTACTCCATTAGCAACTGGTGACACTCTGTTTGTAGATGGTTCTTGTTCAAAACCGTATGATGGGAAATTTCTTTGTGgttatgctgtgtgtgcattgcCAGATATAACCATTGAAGcttactctctccctttctcatcTGCTCAGGCAGCTGAACTTTTTGCTCTAACTCGTGCGTGTGTTCTTTCTGAGGGAAAAGATGTCACTATATACACTGATTCTCGTTACGCTTTTGGTATCGCTCATGACTTTGGCCGCATCTGGCAATCCAGGGGTTTTCGTTCTGCTGAGGGTAAGCCAATTTCTCATTCTTCTCTAGTTCAGGATTTGATAGACGCATGCCATCTACCTAGTACTCTCGCTATTGTAAAAACTAAGGGTCATTCTTCTGGGGACTCTATGGAAGTGCGAGGTAATTCTCTAGCTGATTGTATTGCTAAAAAAGCAGctcaaaaacagattttctttcctgactctggttctgatttgatcaatacatcctttcttgctagctctttgattcctgatgtagatttatggTCTTTGCAAGCTTCAGCCACGCCgaatgattcctctttttggcaagctcaaggtgcctatgttgcttctgatggtttatggtattgtgctgatggtcgtTTGTGCCTGCCATCTCATTGTCTTCCGTTCCTCGTGCGCGAGTTCCACGGTGTTACACATCGCGCGCGaaggggggttaaggaagatatgaaaaaactcttttgcatagccaacatgcttggaacaattgattcattaatatctagatgtttggtgtgtgctcagaataatGTGACAAAGGGTTTAGGTAAACACGAAAGTCTTCTATTACCTACTGCCCCGTTTGCAGAGTGGCAAATTGATTTTACGCATATGCCTGCATGTGGCACATtcaaatatcttctggttttggtagacaagttttctaggtgggtggaagctttCCCGTGTGCTCGTGAGAATGCAAAGGTGGTGACCCGAGTTTTAGCGAAAGAAATAATACCTCGTTATGGCGTGCCTcatgctattgactcagataaaggaacaccttttacatctcagttaacacagaatttgtgtaaatatctttcactgtcctggtattttcacattccttatcatccacagtcatcaggtatagtagaaagaacaaataggacactgaaagaaaaattgactaaagcaatgcaaaccatgggaagtaaaaactgggttgatctgttacctgctgttctagctgaaatgagaatgacaccaagaaaagacgtgcacatgtccccacatgaaattatatttggcagaccctttcccgtgccattgaggaaaggtaaacccgcgataggaacaactgatcttgatgtacatattgctgaatattctgctgctctgatagatactctaactaaacattatgaacaaattgctaaTGTGACTCcaataccctcaacaaaacccacacatccttttaatgtgggagatactgttctggtaaaatctttgacccccagaaaactgggagattgtaaatatgatggaccagcagaaataatcgcaattactcgtactgctgtcttaactgatctttttccacagtggatccatgctactaggctgaagagatgtcctgtcggcgtgagaccaaaggatgaataaatgcgtgtgtattattatctttctgtctctgtgatttttgtttcctagactaaagacgtgctgcagtgatgtccaacCCGTGATGTGACATAGAGAgagtgacgtgacacagagggatcgcCTGGGGTTGCCACTGAATGACTTTACTTCTGCTATTAGTGTAGCATTTctggtggtgtcttagcgcctcgtaaggtgggacgagtgcagattgggcgtgcccgcactctgagcactgtatcgtcaagaaaggcaatagttcaccactagtagttatttatgagtttgcactcaacttgttatatttctgtgtaTTCTTTTGGTCACACTCCATCCTGTAGAGCTTGTAGAACAGCACTAGGAGTGGAAACCTCTCCTGCCTTGAGATGAAGTTTCTTTTTGTCCTCCTAATCTTGAACAAGGGATTGTTGTACATAGTGCAACCTCATCCACATGATAATGTTTTTTGGAGATTCGCTAATTGGACCGCTAAGCAATATACCAATGAGTCTTGTTATGTGTGCCAACATTTCCCTTCCGCTGTAGGACAGACGTCACTGAGACCCCTACCTGGTAATGAATCAGCTCTCTTAGTAGCTGCACGAGTTTGTATTAGTTCCTACTGTCGAAATGGTACTCAGTATATTAACTCTAACCTGACACATAGCTTATTTTTGAATCAAACAGGGTCTGACTGGTGGTGCAGACTGATGCACTACGATCATAATTTCTCAAACCCTTGTGACTATTCACTTACTGCTTTAGATATTAGCCTCCTCCGCTTCAGCACGAGGAAAAGAGCTCTCGTCACTGCTTTCCAGGTCTTCACTTTGCCCAATTTTAAATATCCTTATTGCTTTATAGGAAATGGCTCTGTATTTCTTGGAAACATGCATCTAGATATGTGTAGTGAAGCATATTTTCCCTATTCTCCAGATCGTTCTTGTCCTGAAGGTAATTGCTCAGTAATCCACCCTGGCCCCCGTGGGACCATTAATCACTATTCAGATTGGTATTGGGTTTGTGATAAGGCTGTTTACATTTTCCTCCCTGCTAACTGGGCTGGAATTTGTGCCCCTTCTCAATTTAGAGGCTCTTTTACACTGGTCACACGAAACCCTCGTGGAACCCAACATCATGCTCGCCTTAAGCGAGATAGTGATCCATTCCCTCCCCCTGATCATCAGTTACAGATTAAGGCAGTTAAATTTTGGcatgctttttttcctcaataTGGTGTGACTCAGTTATGGAATCAGATTGAGGTAACACATTACAGGTTAGCTACTTTTGTTAATGCCACTAATATTGCTGTAGAAGGTATTAAAGGGGAATTAACTGCTCTTCGACTGACCACGGTACAGAATAGAATGGCCCTTGATTTAATCCTCGCAGAGAAGGGGGGTGTTTGTGCTATGGTAGGTGATAGTTGTTGTACATACATTCCAGCTAATGATGATGAACATGGAAAAATTTCTACTGCTTTGGAAAAGATGCGCGAGGTTGCTTCTCAGTTAAAGGATGATGAAAAGGGTCAAGTAGGTTGGGGAGTTTGGTATACTTTGTTTGGTCAATGGGCTCCTTATCTCTCCCTTGTCGTAccggttttgtttattttattgttgttatgtCTTTTAGGTACATGTATTTTTCGCTGTGTGCAAAATCTTTTGTACAAGTATGTTTCAGGTTATGTTCCTGCGCCGCGTCCGATGACCTATTATCCGCCAGCGACTTCTtgaaagctctgagttttattcaacgatatttcttatgaataaaaggggggaattgtagggaatatttgatttttagtatgtttcattgtattctgtgtgcatgagaacagagtgattttcgtcctgttctcacgacataagctgtgctttcaaaaaacacatcctatggaagtttatgttaaaggtcgtaaaactgttaaacgctcgtaaattgagagctactcctaaatttatgttcttccttaccttatctgttaaaagcattccagactggatgtaaacacttctgcatccaccttttctttggttctttgtgtatgtgcgtatatatactcctgtctcccacaataaactttgaacgtctcactgagcactgacttgtgtgtatcattgaggggttccctggtaccaggcgggacaagcagaatacaggctgagcactgagtagacaaaaggaggtctaccaaaattcaagaaatccttacatgCATGTACTGAACAAACTGCTGCATTGTCTAGTTGCATAGTAGCTGCTACTGCTACTGTTTAAAGCCACATATCAGTTTAGTGTATCCATATTCTTAACATTTGCCTTTTTTCAGGATGTAAGGaaatctgaatattttttttagtatgcacaaaaaatctttttccacaaaaaaaagcagacaTACTGgtcatataa harbors:
- the LOC128518882 gene encoding uncharacterized protein LOC128518882 — encoded protein: MKFLFVLLILNKGLLYIVQPHPHDNVFWRFANWTAKQYTNESCYVCQHFPSAVGQTSLRPLPGNESALLVAARVCISSYCRNGTQYINSNLTHSLFLNQTGSDWWCRLMHYDHNFSNPCDYSLTALDISLLRFSTRKRALVTAFQVFTLPNFKYPYCFIGNGSVFLGNMHLDMCSEAYFPYSPDRSCPEGNCSVIHPGPRGTINHYSDWYWVCDKAVYIFLPANWAGICAPSQFRGSFTLVTRNPRGTQHHARLKRDSDPFPPPDHQLQIKAVKFWHAFFPQYGVTQLWNQIEVTHYRLATFVNATNIAVEGIKGELTALRLTTVQNRMALDLILAEKGGVCAMVGDSCCTYIPANDDEHGKISTALEKMREVASQLKDDEKGQVGWGVWYTLFGQWAPYLSLVVPVLFILLLLCLLGTCIFRCVQNLLYKYVSGYVPAPRPMTYYPPATS